A stretch of DNA from Streptomyces xanthii:
TGTGCAGGATGTTCATCTCGACGGCGCGGCTCAACTCGCCCCTTTTGAGTCCCAGTTCCCTTTCGCGGCGTTTGACCGCACTGGAGGCCGGGTTGAGGAAGAGCAGCCGGACTCGGCAGCCGGACTCGGCGAGCCGGATCAGGCGGCGGCCGGAGAAGTTCTGCACCAGCAGGTTGAGCCCTATGCCGATGGCGTCGAGGCGGCGGGCCCCGCCGAACAGGTCCTCGGCGGGGAACTGGCGCAGCAGCCGCACCCGGTCCGAGTGGACGGCGACCACGTCCGCGTACCGGTCGCCGACGAGGTCCTCGACGGCGTCCACGGGCAGTCTGCGGGCGGACGGCACGTCCGACCCGGCGCCGAGTATCTCCAGCAGGCGCGCGGAGGCCCGCTCGGCCTGGGCGAGGACGGCCTCGGACAGGGCGCGGTTGCGGGAGACCACGTTGCGCGTGACCTCCAGCTCGTCGAGGGCGAGCTCGACGTCGCGCCGGTCGTCGAAGTACGGCTCGAAGCACGGCCAGTGCTGGACCATCAGCTCCCGCAGCTGCGGAAGGGTCAGGAACGACAGCACGTTGTCGTCCGCCGGGTCGAGGAGGTAGCCCTTGCGGCGGCTGACCTCGCGCACGGCGACCGCCCGCTGCACCCACTCCTGCCCGGCGGGCCCGGCGGCGGCGACCACCCAGTCGTCGCCGTGCACGGGCTCGTAGACGGGCCGCAGGACGGCGGCGACGACGGCGCGCAGCCGCTGCTCCACCAGGTTCAGCCAGATGTAGGCGCGGCCGGCGCGCTGCGCGCGCGTGCGCACCTCGCGCCAGGCCTCGGTGCCCCAGTCCAGTTCGGGTCCGATCTGCGAGCCCACGTCCATGGGCCGGGCCAGCGACACCGCTCCGGGCGGGATGTCCGCGGAGGCCGCCCCCTGGCCGTCCTGGCCCTCGTGACCCTCGTCGCCTGGGGGCAGCTCCAGCCCTCCCGAGCTCACCCGCTCCGCACCGCCTTCCGCCCCCGAGCCGTTTCGCGCCTTCCCCTCGGCAACGATCAAGGAAGGGTACTCCGGGAGCGGGCGGCGGTGCAGCCCGATGCGGGCGTCAGTTTCTCAACTGCCGTTTCCGGGAACCCCGTTCTGCCCCGCCAGGTCGGCGGGCGTGAGCGGATTCATAGCGGTCACGTCCCTGGGGGCCAGCGAGAAGCCCTGCCAGTGGACCGGCATGGGCTGCTGGTCCTCGTCCCGGGCGATGTGGTGGAACCCTATGTTGACCCACGTGATCGGGTGGGTCAGTGTCTCGCCGCCGACCCACTTGTCCACGCTCGTCCCGCCGCAGTGCGCCGAGGGGTTGTCGCTCGCGTACTGCTCGCACTTCTTGTACTCGGTGAAGTACACGTCGTGCTTGGTGAAGGAGCGTCCGGGGAAGCGGCTGGAGCGGCCGGGGACGAACTCGTAGGAGCGGGGGTGCCCGTCCTTGTTCTTGCCGGCCTTGGAGACGACGCGCCACCAGCGCATGTCCTTGACGTCACCGGCGAGTTCCTTGGTGACGGGGGTGCGGGTCGTCTTCGTGGTGGGCGAGCCGGCGCCGTGCGGCGCGGTCACCTTGGAGTCGTACTGCTCGACCTTGGCCTTGGGCGAGCCGTCCAGGCCGAAGTTGAGCCGCCAGAACACGTTGTGGCTGTGGCTCTCCGCGTAGGCGGTGGCGCCCTTGCCGATGGGCCAGCCCTTGCCGTCGGTGCCGTCGTAGTCGTACGGGGAGAGGCTGCCCGTCGCGCCGACGTTGGAGGTGATGGTGCCGTCGGAGGAGAAGCGCCACTCGGTGATGTACTCGTACCAGGACGCCTTGTTGACCGTGTACAGGAGCAGGTCCTTGCCCTGGGCGCTGTAGAGCTTGCCGCTGCCGCCGGTCGACTCGTCGTCGCTGAGCCGGTACGCGTGCCCGCGCGCGCGTGTGGTGGCGCACAGGCCCTTCACGTCGCCGGTGTCGGGGACCTTGACGGTCTTGATGGTGCCGCCGGGGCACTCGGCGGGCCGCAGGTTCTGCAGGGCCTGGCC
This window harbors:
- a CDS encoding SAV2148 family HEPN domain-containing protein → MSSGGLELPPGDEGHEGQDGQGAASADIPPGAVSLARPMDVGSQIGPELDWGTEAWREVRTRAQRAGRAYIWLNLVEQRLRAVVAAVLRPVYEPVHGDDWVVAAAGPAGQEWVQRAVAVREVSRRKGYLLDPADDNVLSFLTLPQLRELMVQHWPCFEPYFDDRRDVELALDELEVTRNVVSRNRALSEAVLAQAERASARLLEILGAGSDVPSARRLPVDAVEDLVGDRYADVVAVHSDRVRLLRQFPAEDLFGGARRLDAIGIGLNLLVQNFSGRRLIRLAESGCRVRLLFLNPASSAVKRRERELGLKRGELSRAVEMNILHMRRVRARLRDPGAFEIQVFDETPRFTAYLVDGDGSDGVAVVQTYLRRARGMEAPVLVLRGGGRVVRSGRSPDTGENGLFVTYRDEFEQAWADARPVS
- a CDS encoding copper amine oxidase yields the protein MPETPTRTSTGREPRRRRAFALTGLAVTALLGGLATSPGAQAAPAAPQRAAAADAPACSAAYRIEQTLDGGTTWRMCWHYNTLAGLVLDDVSYQPKGEAAPIKVLTSARLAQVHVPYDDGQAEYDDITGTDFGQALQNLRPAECPGGTIKTVKVPDTGDVKGLCATTRARGHAYRLSDDESTGGSGKLYSAQGKDLLLYTVNKASWYEYITEWRFSSDGTITSNVGATGSLSPYDYDGTDGKGWPIGKGATAYAESHSHNVFWRLNFGLDGSPKAKVEQYDSKVTAPHGAGSPTTKTTRTPVTKELAGDVKDMRWWRVVSKAGKNKDGHPRSYEFVPGRSSRFPGRSFTKHDVYFTEYKKCEQYASDNPSAHCGGTSVDKWVGGETLTHPITWVNIGFHHIARDEDQQPMPVHWQGFSLAPRDVTAMNPLTPADLAGQNGVPGNGS